One segment of Bradyrhizobium sp. WD16 DNA contains the following:
- a CDS encoding enoyl-CoA hydratase-related protein encodes MTESVRIARDGGLARIVLHRPERNNAFDEAMIAALAAAFETVAADDGVSTVVVSGEGRSFCAGADINWMKRAAAYGREENIRDAEPLARMLAALDRMPQTTIARVQGPVYGGGIGLVAACDIAVAAADASFCLSEVRLGLVPAVISPYVLRAIGARHGRRYFQTAEVFSATEAARIGLVHETVAAEALDDRIAALLEQLRSGAPGARAAAKALVGQVAGRAIDAGVLRHTAELIADMRAKDEAREGLAAFLEKRKPSWSQM; translated from the coding sequence ATGACCGAAAGCGTACGCATTGCGCGCGACGGCGGGCTCGCCCGTATCGTCCTCCACCGCCCCGAACGCAACAACGCCTTCGACGAGGCGATGATCGCGGCGCTCGCTGCCGCGTTCGAAACGGTCGCCGCCGACGACGGAGTTTCCACGGTCGTGGTTTCCGGCGAGGGGCGCAGCTTCTGCGCCGGGGCCGATATCAACTGGATGAAGCGGGCGGCCGCCTACGGCCGCGAGGAGAATATCCGCGACGCCGAGCCGCTGGCGCGCATGCTCGCGGCGCTCGATCGAATGCCGCAGACGACGATCGCCCGTGTCCAGGGGCCGGTCTATGGCGGCGGCATCGGCCTCGTTGCGGCCTGCGACATCGCCGTCGCCGCAGCCGATGCCAGCTTCTGCCTGTCCGAGGTCCGGCTCGGCCTCGTGCCCGCGGTGATCAGCCCGTATGTACTGCGCGCAATCGGCGCCCGCCATGGCCGGCGCTATTTCCAGACCGCGGAGGTGTTCTCGGCGACCGAGGCAGCCCGCATCGGTCTTGTCCACGAGACGGTGGCCGCCGAGGCGCTGGACGATCGCATCGCCGCGCTCCTCGAGCAGCTGCGCAGCGGTGCGCCAGGCGCTCGCGCCGCCGCCAAGGCCCTGGTCGGCCAGGTCGCCGGCCGGGCCATCGATGCCGGCGTGCTGCGCCATACCGCCGAATTGATCGCCGATATGCGGGCGAAGGACGAGGCCCGTGAAGGGCTCGCGGCCTTCCTCGAAAAGCGCAAGCCGTCGTGGAGCCAGATGTGA
- a CDS encoding carboxyl transferase domain-containing protein, translating into MALHSGIDPKSADFLRNAEAMRGLVADLREKLDQVALGGGEASRTRHTSRGKMLARDRVDLLIDPGTAFLELSPLAAYGLYGGSVHSASIITGIGRVAGRECVIVANDATISGGTYYPMTVKKHLRAQDIARQNRLPCIYMVDSGGAFLPQQDEIFPDERHFGRIFYNQAQLSSQAIPQIAVVMGSCTAGGAYVPAMSDESIIVRNQGTIFLGGPPLVKAATGEVVSAEELGGADVHSRQSGVTDHYAQNDAHAIGIARRIVGNLNPPHDAAIGRRTPREPLHAPEEIYGVVPADARKPFDVREVIARLVDGSEFEEFKKLYGPTLVCGFAHIFGYPVGIVANNGILFSESSLKGAHFIELCCQRQIPLVFLQNITGFMVGKKYEAGGIARDGAKLVTAVATAAVPKFTVVIGGSYGAGNYGMCGRAYSPRFLWMWPNARISVMGGDQAAMVLSQLRRDNIEAKGGTWSTDEEDAFRAPIRAQYEQQGHPYYATARLWDDGIIDPADTRLVLGLGLSAAANAPSEPTRFGVFRM; encoded by the coding sequence ATGGCGTTGCACTCCGGAATCGATCCAAAATCCGCTGACTTCCTCCGCAACGCCGAGGCCATGCGCGGTCTGGTGGCGGACCTGCGCGAGAAGCTCGATCAGGTCGCGCTCGGCGGCGGCGAGGCTTCTCGGACGCGGCACACCTCGCGCGGCAAGATGCTGGCGCGTGATCGCGTCGATCTGCTGATTGATCCGGGCACGGCCTTCCTCGAATTGTCGCCGCTCGCCGCCTACGGTCTCTATGGCGGCAGCGTCCACTCCGCCAGCATCATCACCGGGATCGGCCGCGTCGCCGGCCGCGAATGCGTGATCGTCGCCAACGACGCCACCATCAGCGGCGGCACCTACTATCCGATGACGGTGAAGAAGCATCTGCGCGCCCAGGACATCGCGCGGCAGAACCGTCTGCCGTGCATCTACATGGTGGATTCCGGCGGCGCCTTCCTGCCGCAGCAAGACGAGATCTTCCCGGACGAGCGGCATTTCGGCCGCATCTTCTACAACCAGGCGCAGCTGTCCTCGCAGGCGATTCCGCAGATCGCCGTGGTGATGGGCTCCTGCACCGCCGGCGGCGCCTATGTTCCGGCGATGTCCGACGAGAGCATCATCGTGCGCAACCAGGGCACGATCTTTCTCGGCGGCCCGCCGCTGGTCAAGGCCGCGACCGGCGAGGTCGTGTCGGCGGAAGAACTCGGCGGCGCCGACGTCCATAGCCGCCAGTCCGGCGTCACCGATCACTACGCCCAGAACGACGCCCACGCCATCGGCATCGCCCGGCGCATCGTCGGCAACCTCAACCCGCCGCACGACGCCGCCATCGGCCGCCGTACGCCGCGGGAGCCGCTCCATGCGCCGGAGGAGATCTATGGCGTGGTGCCGGCGGATGCGCGCAAGCCCTTCGACGTGCGCGAGGTCATTGCCCGCCTCGTCGACGGCTCGGAGTTCGAGGAGTTCAAGAAACTCTACGGCCCGACGCTGGTCTGCGGCTTCGCCCACATCTTCGGCTATCCCGTCGGCATCGTCGCCAACAACGGAATCCTGTTCAGCGAGAGTTCGCTCAAGGGCGCGCACTTCATCGAACTGTGCTGTCAGCGACAGATTCCCCTGGTCTTCCTGCAGAACATCACCGGCTTCATGGTGGGCAAGAAGTACGAGGCCGGCGGCATCGCCCGCGACGGCGCCAAGCTCGTCACCGCGGTGGCGACGGCGGCTGTGCCGAAATTCACGGTGGTGATCGGCGGTTCCTATGGTGCGGGCAATTACGGCATGTGCGGCCGTGCCTACAGCCCGCGCTTCCTGTGGATGTGGCCCAATGCGCGGATCTCGGTCATGGGCGGCGATCAGGCCGCCATGGTGCTCAGCCAGCTTCGCCGCGACAACATCGAGGCCAAGGGCGGCACATGGTCGACCGACGAGGAGGATGCGTTTCGCGCGCCGATCCGTGCCCAGTACGAACAGCAGGGCCACCCCTATTACGCCACGGCGCGGCTGTGGGATGACGGCATCATCGATCCCGCCGACACCCGTCTTGTCCTCGGGCTCGGCCTGTCCGCTGCCGCCAATGCGCCGAGCGAGCCGACCCGCTTCGGCGTCTTCAGGATGTAG